A segment of the Kluyveromyces marxianus DMKU3-1042 DNA, complete genome, chromosome 5 genome:
AATGGTAAATGTTTGTCTTTCGGGGGAATCTTTCATCTAGTTCCTCCGGAATCTACTATTAATCAAGTTGTGAATTATATACCTGTGATGGAACATGAGTTCTCGAATGTTGAAAAGGCTATATCTGTTTCCGAGGAGGTCCTGAAAAATGCTAATCACCCACTTAAAAAGTATTTCTGCTTGAAACATCCATATACGGATATTAAGATGTTTGATAGGCACGTTATTCCGCCTTTCCAGGGCACTGTTGAAATTGTTATAAAAGACATCGGTTACTTCCAGGTAAAACCTACAGGTAAATACAGTTTCAACGGCCTTTATGAGATATGGGTTCCAAAAGGCATCAAGGTGTGTATTAGAGAACCTTTAGCCAAACTCATATCAACAAGCTATGATAAATATATTGAGAGTAAAGTTCCTACAGATCTGTGTCCAGACCGCCCATTGGTTTCGGATACGTATATCATGGATCATAATGAACCTGATACCTTGAGTAAAATGAAGGAGATGTATATGGAGAAAACTAAAAGTGACAACCTTGCTAGAAGATTACACCAAACAGATGCAAGCGAATTGCTAAAAGAGATACACAACCCTCCACTGAATTTGTACTGGTACTATAAGTGGTAAttcttgtatatatataagtgTGTAAATAATTTTCGATTCATCAAACTCATAACCCCTAAATTATAGACAATGCTACCTTACTGCACACTGCTGaaattgaagttttcaCCTGTAGATGatcttctttgttcttttgaaaagttgtcATCATGTAtacaaatattttttgtttttgttatCATTGTTTATTTTAAAATTAAGAGTAATGATTAATTAAAAGCTACGCAATTTGAAGTTTAGACAAGATTGTAGATATTGCTATGAGAGTGTGATGTAAGTCCCAATATCGATAAACACAAATGGGGGACTTAACACTAAGATGTATGAACTGTCGTTCCTTATTGGACATTGATTCATCCTTGGTGGATTTATCTATGGCCCAAAGGGATCTACTATTAAATTCTGAAACTAATACGGATAACAGTGATAATAACAAACATAATGGCGAAAACGATAGAAATATCATACCTCAggaaaaattaaagatcATAAATCAAGTAAAAAGTCCATCGCAACTTCGAATAGGACAAGCCAAAAACGTGACTGCAGAGTCATATGTTTTCCTAACAGACACTGAGTTTAGTTTGACAAAGTTCAAAAATAATGGCGATGAATTTGTAGACGATGAAGATTAtgatgaaagaaataagaCCTTGTCATCCAGGATAAGTGCACTCAGtaatattttcaatatcttATCCTGTAAAAGTAATATAGACTATCCAGTGTGTCAAGGCTGTTGTGATACATTGTTGGAGAAACTTAAGGAAGAGTATAATCaagaattaaagaaaagggaTACATACCATGAATTTATGAAGCGAATCCAGGAGCAGAATAACTCCGTTGAAATATATAGCGATGGTAATAAAGGACCAAAAGAGCTCAAAAATTTAAAACGGGAGAAAGAGGAACTATTACGGCAACTACAGGAACTAGAAGGTGAGAATGATCTCCTTCAAAATGATATCCAGACTCTCCAAAGTCAGctaaaagagaaacaagaacagcaACTTGAGCAATtaagagagaaaaatgTCCAACAAATGGAACACCTTTCATTCATTAAAGATATACAATCGCTCAAAAATCAGCGTGTCGTTACGTTAAATCATATCGACAGTCTCCGCAAACTTAACATATATAATGAGACATTCAGAATATCTCACAAAGGTCCATTTGGAACTATAAATGAGTTACGTTTGGGAAGTGTTCCAAAAATCCAGGTTCCTTGGACAGAAATAAATGCCGCTCTGGGTCAAGtagtattgttattatcCCTAATTGTGGAGAAAACGTCATTACCATTACCAGATTATAATTTAAAGCCAATGGGATCTACTTCCGTGATTGAGAAGCGAGACCTGCAGACAGATCAATGGTTTGTATTAAAAGCATATGGTGGTAGTGAGTTTAGCCTAAGCTCTCTTTTCCATAAAGAAAATCCCATAGATAAGGCTCTTCTAGCCATCCTTGAGATCATTAAGAAATTATCGGAAAATGTTTCATCAAACACAAGTGAACCAGCATCAATAGAATTACCGTATGATATCTCGGATGATAAAATCAATGGTTTGTCAATACTTTTGAAAAGCTCTTCCCCCTCTTTGGAGTGGACTACAGCGTGTAAATTTCTTCTCACGAATATTAAATGGCTTCTCGCATTCTCTACCTCCCGTATAAATAAAGCTAAACCATGAGAGCAATAGTATatgaataataataaactTATGTAACAATATtacattttcttctgtttaTTATGGACAACtttaaaaaagaaatatctTGCCAATCTTATTTCTACTTGATTCATTGTCAGTTTCAGTTTCTCTGGTTTCTATCTATTCACATTAGACGCTGATAACTGACGAATTTCAAACATTTCtatattttggaaaattaaaagaatttaataaaaaaaaaaaaaaaagaattattaCAATTAGTGATAGGCATCTATCTGTATGTCTGAAACTCATATCCGATAACAATAAGAGCTAAAAGGGCTCAGTTAACTTTGCTCattcaatcaaaaaataCTTTAGGAATACATTAAGATTTAGTTCATCTATATCGGTGATTAGTAAGGATCTAATATAGTTAGATACCTAATAGTCATTAATTTTCAATGACAGACACCGTTGAACTATGGGATGCGAAGTCATCTCAAAAGAAATCATTCAACAAGGATAAATTAATTGAATTTTTAGGGTCTCTTACATTCGGATTAAACAAGGACTATTTAGATATAACCTTGGTTGTGGATAAGATTTTATTAGGTGCCCCAAATGAACTTACCGATAAGGCAAAATTTGTGTCATATGTGGCCGAAACAGTTGCGGCAATGTCTAGTACCCATCCTGATTATTCTACACTAGCAGCAAGAGTAGAGATTAGAGAGTTGCATGAACTCATCGGTAAATCGACGTTTACAGAGAATCTAGCTAAACTACGAAAGATTGTGGATGCGCCAGAAGATCAATCAAAGAGACGCAAACTGTCTAGTAGAAGCTTATCTAAAAATCTCATATCAGAGGAGTTTTATCAATATGCTTTAAAGCACCGCGACCAAATCGACAAGGCCATAGATATGTCAAGagattattattttacATATTTTGGTTGGAAGACACTTTGTAAGTCatatttgatgaagagaaacaaTGAGGAAACTTATGAAACTCCGCAGTTTATGTTCATGAGAGTTGCTCTTGCTATTCACGGACCATTTAATGATATAGATGCAGTACTTGAGACTTACCAATTAATGTCACAAAAGTATTTTATTCACGCTTCACCTACTTTGTTCAATAGCGGTACAGTAAATCAATATTTGTCATCATGCTTTCTTGTGGCTATGGAAGAAGACTCTATTGATGGTATTTATAAGACTTTACACAAGACTgctttgatatcaaagGCATCTGGTGGTATTGGAATACATGTGTCAAATATAAGGGCAAATGGTGCTTATATCTCAGGGTCGAATGGTACTTCAAATGGTTTAGTTCCTATGCTGCGGGTTTTTAACAACACAGCAAGATATGTCGATCAAGGTGGGAACAAACGCCCTGGTGCCTTTTGTATATACTTGGAACCATGGCATGGGGATATTATTGACTTCTTACAACTAAGAAAGAATCAcggaaaagaagaaatgaggGCCCGAGACTTATTTTATGCTCTATGGATTCCGGATCTTTTTATGCAACGTgttgaaaataatgaagatTGGTCCATTTTTAGTCCAGATGAAGCAACAGGTTTATCTGACTGCTATGGTACAGAGTTCAAAACCCTATATGAAAAGTATGAGCGAGAATTGATtccaatgaaaaaaatgaaagcgCAACAAATTTGGTCGGAAATTCTACAAAGTCAAACGGAGACAGGAGTTCCTTTCATGCTTTATAAGGATTCATGCAATGAGAAGTCCAACCAGAAAAACTTAGGTGTCATTAAGTCGTCTAATCTTTGTTGTGAAATCGTGGAGTATAGTTCACCAGAGGAAGTAGCAGTCTGCAATCTTGCATCAGTCGCACTACCTACGTACGTCAAAATAACTTCTGATGATTCTCCTGTATTTGACTTTGTAACTCTTCATCGTGTTGTTAAAGTGTTGGTTAGGAATCTAGATAGAACTATAGATGTTGGAGCTTACCCTATCCCAGAGGCAAAAAGAGGCAACTTAAGACACCGACCATTAGCTATTGGTGTTCAAGGACTTGCAGATGCTTTTATGCTCTGTAGAACACCCTTTGAATCAGAAGATGCTGCCACATTGAATAAACAGATATTTGAAACTATTTACCATGCCGCAATTGAGGCATCTATTGAACTCGCTGAGAAATATGGCCACTACGAAAGTTTCCCAGGATCACCAGCTCAAAAGGGTGAACTTCAATTTGATATGTGGGGCTTGAATAAGGAAAACtatcattttttattcGATGATTGGGATACCTTAAAGCAACAAATTACTAATGGGCCTGGTTTGAGGAATTCACTTTTAGTTGGTCCAATGCCAACTGCCTCAACTTCTCAAATATTGGGTTTCACAGAATCGTTCGAACCTATGACCTCTAATATCTATTCCAGGAGGGTGCTATCTGGAGAATTTACAATCGTTAATCAATATATGGTGGATGATTTTTGTAAAATGAAAGTATGGAACGAAAAGCTAAAAAATAGAATTCTAAAAGATAATGGTTCCATTCAAACCATTGATGGTGTGCCGGAGGAGATGAAGAGTTTATACAAAACTGTTTGGGAAATttctcaaaaaaaattgatcGATCTTTCCAGAGATAGAGCTCCATTCATTGATCAGTCTCAGTCTCTAAACTTGTATTTGCGTGAACCAACTATGGGAAAATTAACATCAATGCACTTTTATGCATGGAAGAAGGGATTGAAGACAGGGATGTATTATCTTAGAACTCAGGCAGCTTCTCGTGCTATACAATTTACTttgaatgatgaaaatACCTTATTAGACAAATTATCTACACACGCATCCGACACTACCAAAGTACTCCCCAAGAAATTTTTAGGCCAGTATCCAGATCATGCTAATGATGAGAACCATAAAAGTGATAATTCTTCCCAGGGTGATATATACGGAATCCATGATACAACTCCGTTGATTTGTAATATTATAGAAGGTGCGACTTGTGAAAGTTGCTCTGGGTGATGTATCAACATTCATAGTACCTTAGGAAATAACATTTTAACTTGTaaataatttcaatattaaaTAAAGACTCTTCAGTTTTCTGAACAGTTGATACTATACAttatattttgttcaacaaaatataGGAGGATGTGAGTGTGTATAAATGATAAATATGGAGTACTGCAATTTATTAACTCAAACTGACTATTTCTCTGCTTTATCACTATTAATGACTTCGTTCACCTCATTTAAGTCATTCATTGAACTCTCTTCCGCATCTAAGTATTGGTATACATCACCCTTTGAGTTATCAAATGCAACCATGTTTCTTTCCAAACGCTCTTGTTCAGTGAAACAGTTAAAGTAATCAATTGGATCATTTTCTCCTTGTCTATTGTGTTTATGTGGAAATATAAGATTTAGACCATAGTAAACACACCCGGTAACTAATGggatgaaaaagaagtaccCGTAGTAGTAATTCATCATAGGTTGGTTGACTTTAATATGGGTATTTGCAGAATATGCTAGGCCAGGTAAACCTAGAGTAACACCACAAATAAGTGCTGCAACAGCCCGAAGGTTAATACCCTTCCAATACCAATAAGTACCAAGGGGTGAGAGAGTGAAGAAATCTAACAAGGACACCTTCTGTTTGCGAATGATATAGAAGTCGATAACATTGATCGTAATGATAGGACTAGTGAAGATACCAAAGGAACTCATGACATTTAAGAATGAAGAAGCTGTATTGAAAAAAGTCCAAGGCTGAACAACCCAAGATATCAATTGGCAAAATAGTGTACCCCTAGTAACATTAATGTATTTGGGAGCAAGGCCTGTTAGGTCAAAGCCACATGCGTAACCATTTTGAGTCATGTTTAGGAACACCTGCGAGCTCGTGAAGGAAATTCCAATGAAAAACGCCGCAGCTCTAGCTTTGGAACTATAGTTATCATTTAACCATTGAGCTACAATTTCATCTGGAGTCCAATAAGCGGTACCATATAACTTCAAGCATGCGGATGCACAAAGCATACCTGCCAAGGAGACAAAGGTACCAGGAATGACAATCCCTAAGAATAGTCCCAAATATGAAGCCCTTGAATTAGATGAAAAACGAGAATAATCAGATTGATTAGCGACACCTGCGGAAACACCAGAGTACCAAATTGCGATAGCATATAACCACATCCATGATCTTTCGGAAGTAGAAAGGTCAACTTTCTTATAGAAAAGAGGGCCTGGTCCCCCATTTTTCGATATCAGGTAGGCCATGATACCAATGATGGCAAATAGTGTCATGAAGCAGGAAATGATGGAGGGTATATTCACTTTCCTTGGTTTAACAAATGCTAATGGCATTTGGATTATTTGAAATATCAGGAAAGAGATGCAATCCCTTTTGGCCATTGGAACTGAGCTAGGAAAAGTATTCTTCATGTTCAAATAGTTTAACGAGAAGGAACTAAATATCATGTTGGTGCATAGTCCTCCTAACCAAGCGAGATATCCATATTGAACAACTGATAAACCAACACGGAATATGATTCCGATGAAAGAACCCCTAATTCCAAAAATCATTCTTTGATCTAACGTATATCCAATACGACATCTGATGCCTGGGTTTGAGTTCATAATAGTTACCACTGCAATGAGTACATTAGCAATCACCAATGCACCGATTGATTGTTGTATGTTTAAGTTGAGATCAAGTAACGCAGAACCAGTTGAGAATGTAGCAACTGCAAAGTTAGGAAGCCCCCAATAAGCGAAAAAGGACCAGAATCCCCATGTTCTGTCTTCAACACTAATCGGCTCAAGATCAGGGTTTCTTAAGACAGATAGTGGTTTGCCCGTGTGAGGAACTTCAAGCTTCTTGAAAAATCTTGCCCATTTCCCCTGAGGTTCTGACTCACTttcaatcttcttttgctcATGAATAATCTCTATCTCTTCATTGCTCATCACCGAAGTGATACCCCCAAGTTTTGCACTCATGTTCCCTGCTCTTGGTTGCTTTCAATCTTGTGACATATGAAAATATGCCAATAGTTGCTAGGAACATGCCTCATGACAAGACTATTGAAGGCACAATgaatcatatatatatatatgtgtgtgtgtatgtgtatgtacGTCTTCCATTATAAAGGACCCCATAAAACCCTTATCTCATAATTAGGCGCGTATGCTTGCGTAGATAAATCTTTATCTAATCGAAACAGCTGATGAGACcgcattctttttttttaactgtCTCACTTTCACGTAGCTCATCGATGTATCTAATCGCATTGTTGCGGCCTATGCAATTCTTAGAAGTATTCAGTATAATTTTCCGAGGTATCATTTTCCAAATCGGGAAATTTTGAACGATAACTATCAACACTTTtgtaaagaaaacagaGTGTAAGACCAACAAAAACTTTATGGGTTCTTTTTTCCGAGCAAACGTCTTCCATTTACATACACTTTTCAAGAACTATCTAATCGTTGCATTGTGGAGATACTTGGAGAATTGGATGTTTCAACATCATTTAGGTTCACACTAAAGTAAACCCTGAAATTCCGAATTGCCAGGGAAATAAGATCGcatacctttttttttttttttttaacttttttttttttggctgtcggtttttgtttcaatttttttttcttttcttaacAGACATGCCTTTCATTTCAAGTCAATGTTGCACACACCTTCCTATAGGTTTtcgaaagaaagaagtcaTCGCCTAAAAGGAAGCAGTGCTGTTAACGGTCAATAAGGTAACTAAGGATCTGTATTAAACAGTAGAAATCATACCGCAATACAGGATGCTGTCAAGAAGTGTTCGTTGTTCTAGAAATGTGTTAATTGGCGTTAGACGTTATGCGTCGTCaaaagctgctgctgccggAGTAAGTGGTAACCAATTATTGGTATCTAAGCATGTACAAGATATTGATCCTGAGATGTTCGATATCTTGACAAAAGAGCGTCAAAGACAAAAGCACTCTGTCACTTTAATTCCTAGTGAAAATTTCACTTCCAAGTCAGTTATGGATCTTTTGGGTTCAGAAATGCAAAACAAATATTCTGAAGGGTATCCTGGTGAACGTTACTATGGTGGTAACCAATTTATTGACATGGCAGAGTCGCTGTGTCAAAAGCGTGCTTTAGAGCTTTACAATTTAGATCCTGAGTTATGGGGTGTCAATGTTCAACCATTGTCCGGTGCACCAGCAAATTTGTACGCTTATTCTGCTGTGATGGAAACAAATGATCGTTTGATGGGATTAGACTTGCCACACGGCGGTCATTTATCTCACGGCTACCAATTGCCAAGCGGTACCAAAATTTCTTACATATCAAAGTACTTTCAAACAATGCCATATCATGTCGATGCTCAAACTGGTATCATCGATTACGATACTTTGTCTAAGACGTCTAAACTATTTAGACCAAAGGTCATTGTTGCTGGCGCTTCAGCATACTCCAGAGTATTGGATTACAAGCGCTTTAGAGAAATCGCTGATGCATGTGGAGCCTATTTGATGGTTGACATGGCACACATTTCTGGTTTGATTGCAGCTGGTGTGACCGCATCTCCATTTGATTATGCCGATATTGTTACAACCACCACACATAAGTCATTACGTGGTCCAAGAGGTGCAATGATCTTTTACAGAAAGGGTGTCAGAAAGGTTACCAAGAAGGGTAAGGAAATCATGTATGACTTGGAGAAGAGAATCAACTTCTCTGTGTTCCCTGGCCACCAAGGGGGACCACATAATCATACTATCTCTGCTTTGGCAGTTGCCTTAAAGCAAGCTTCTACTCCAGAATTTAAGGAATACCAAACTGCTGTAGTAGAGAATGCCCGTGTGTTCAGTGAAGAATTAATCAAAAAGGGTTTCAAATTGGTCTCTGATGGTACTGATACTCATTTAATCCTTATCAACTTGTCTAACTTGGGTATTGACGGTGCAAGATTGGAAGCtttattggaaaagatcaacATCGCTGCTAACAAGAACACTATTCCAGGTGATAAATCCGCTTTGTTCCCATCTGGTTTAAGAGTGGGGACTCCGGCTATGACTACTAGAGGATTTGGACCTCAAGAGTTTGCTCAAGTTGCTAGTTACATTGATAGGGCGGTGAAATTGGCAATTGGTATTAAATCTCAAGAGTCCCCAGATGCTAAGGATGCAAGATCTAAGTTAGCAAACTTTAAGGAGTTATGTAATGAGTCCGAACAAGTTAAGGAACTTGCAGCTGAAGTTTACCAATGGGCTGGCGAATTCCCAGTCCCAGGTGAACTATAGTAACGACTCCTTCTTCCATAAATAATATTTGACTATTTAAAGTGAACAAGTATAACCTAAGGTATTTTCGTATTACAAGAAGACATTCCAAATTTTCAGTCTAGCAGTTGCATGAAGCATTATTTATCGCCCGGTGTACAGAGTCCAGCTCTATACGAGATGTGTTTTCGTCGACATTCGCCAGCTCATTATTACCTCCGACcaatttgaatttatcaAGTGGCATATTTTCAGCTATATCCTTGAATAACTGCTCTATACCGTCTCCAGTTTTTGCAGAAACCAACTTCACACCGTTCCAAACATCTTCGGATTCCCCTCGTACTATAAGGTCAGATTTGTTCGCAACAACTTGTACTACaatatcatcttttttATAGTCTTCCACATAACAATGGAGTTCATCAATCCATGACTTCGCTTTATCTCTACTTTCAGGTTGAGTAACATCAAATACAACTACAGCAACGTCTGTGTTTCTGTAATACATCGGAGCCAACGAACGGTATCTTTCTTGACCTGCTGTATCCCAAATCTCAAACCTTACCTTTCTAgaaatatcatcttcttctccaacCCACTCAAGCTCCTTCGTTGTGAATGCAGCACCGATTGTGGCATTATTAGTTTGGAATTCCCCAGTTGTAAATCTAGTCACTATAGCTGTTTTTCCTACAGACGATTCTCCTAATAACACTACTTTGATTGTAGCAATATACGCTGAATTTCCCATCCCTATTAAAATGAAACTTTACTATTTATATTGAATTGTCATATATGTTCTGATGCAAAACTATATTGATATAGTCAGCCACTGTGAACTTCCTTACCCTCAATTTCACTTCTAATCTAAGTCATTGCACTGTTCTTTACCACATTCAcaaatatttatattactcttgaatttttcatatTAAAATAAgaatctcttttcaaagcatATAATTTTCTACATAACGACAATTACAGAAACAGCTCATCTCAACATAATAGAGCCAACTTCTAGTGCTTATAACAGCTAATACGCGTTCTAAAAAGAATTTTTTAATCTAAGAGTGGTAGCAGAGGTGTATTAAAAGGGGATTGATTTTCTCTTTAAGTGCAAAAGCGAATCACGATGACAGAGCCATCAAAAAAGACGCGTTCTGAGGGAAAGATCAAAGCTCTCGATGTGTTGGATAAGCATATAACACAGAGATCCGCTCTCAAAAAAACTTTAACTATGAATGGACAAAATGTGCTTGCACTGAATGAAAATATGACTTTAAATCCTGCGCCTGCACTCGTGCCTACAACAGATAATGTGTATCAGAGATCTCCAACACCAAGAAATAGGCGAGATATAGCAATAAAAAGAGATCGAGACACTATGGATGCCTCTCCATCGCCACTATCTTCACCTATTCGGAAAGGTGTTTCGTTTTCGGATCAGATAGAAAGCTCGCCAATAGAACACCAAATTGCATCTTCTCCTATGCGTCCCTCTTCGATGACAAAACCACCATCTAAGTCCATTTTAAAACAATATTCGCTAAAAGTAGAGCGGAGTTCATTGCGCGGTTCTCCTAGAAAACCGACACATCTATCCATAGATCCATTCTCTCCAACATTTTGGCCAGAAGGTGAAATTCTTCGGATGATAAATCCAAACAATGTTGCTGAATTCAGGAAAATCATAGAAGGTGGGATCCACGTTCTTAACAGCGGAAAGGCAAGAGACTTCGAGATATTTGCATCATTCAATAATATTGTCCCATCCATGAATGGTGTGATCTTAAACGATGTAGTTCATCACAAAATTGAAGTCATCATCGAAAACTTAGAACCATTACTCAATATTAGTTTAACTATCCTAAAAAACCTACAGAACTCTTTACTATTACAACTCAAGAAGGACCCATTTAAATCAAGGTGTTACATTCAAGTTGTGAGGTTCTTAACGGttattttttcaaacttta
Coding sequences within it:
- the THI72 gene encoding nucleobase cation symporter-1 family protein; amino-acid sequence: MSAKLGGITSVMSNEEIEIIHEQKKIESESEPQGKWARFFKKLEVPHTGKPLSVLRNPDLEPISVEDRTWGFWSFFAYWGLPNFAVATFSTGSALLDLNLNIQQSIGALVIANVLIAVVTIMNSNPGIRCRIGYTLDQRMIFGIRGSFIGIIFRVGLSVVQYGYLAWLGGLCTNMIFSSFSLNYLNMKNTFPSSVPMAKRDCISFLIFQIIQMPLAFVKPRKVNIPSIISCFMTLFAIIGIMAYLISKNGGPGPLFYKKVDLSTSERSWMWLYAIAIWYSGVSAGVANQSDYSRFSSNSRASYLGLFLGIVIPGTFVSLAGMLCASACLKLYGTAYWTPDEIVAQWLNDNYSSKARAAAFFIGISFTSSQVFLNMTQNGYACGFDLTGLAPKYINVTRGTLFCQLISWVVQPWTFFNTASSFLNVMSSFGIFTSPIITINVIDFYIIRKQKVSLLDFFTLSPLGTYWYWKGINLRAVAALICGVTLGLPGLAYSANTHIKVNQPMMNYYYGYFFFIPLVTGCVYYGLNLIFPHKHNRQGENDPIDYFNCFTEQERLERNMVAFDNSKGDVYQYLDAEESSMNDLNEVNEVINSDKAEK
- the VPS30 gene encoding beclin 1, which codes for MGDLTLRCMNCRSLLDIDSSLVDLSMAQRDLLLNSETNTDNSDNNKHNGENDRNIIPQEKLKIINQVKSPSQLRIGQAKNVTAESYVFLTDTEFSLTKFKNNGDEFVDDEDYDERNKTLSSRISALSNIFNILSCKSNIDYPVCQGCCDTLLEKLKEEYNQELKKRDTYHEFMKRIQEQNNSVEIYSDGNKGPKELKNLKREKEELLRQLQELEGENDLLQNDIQTLQSQLKEKQEQQLEQLREKNVQQMEHLSFIKDIQSLKNQRVVTLNHIDSLRKLNIYNETFRISHKGPFGTINELRLGSVPKIQVPWTEINAALGQVVLLLSLIVEKTSLPLPDYNLKPMGSTSVIEKRDLQTDQWFVLKAYGGSEFSLSSLFHKENPIDKALLAILEIIKKLSENVSSNTSEPASIELPYDISDDKINGLSILLKSSSPSLEWTTACKFLLTNIKWLLAFSTSRINKAKP
- the SHM1 gene encoding glycine hydroxymethyltransferase SHM1, producing the protein MLSRSVRCSRNVLIGVRRYASSKAAAAGVSGNQLLVSKHVQDIDPEMFDILTKERQRQKHSVTLIPSENFTSKSVMDLLGSEMQNKYSEGYPGERYYGGNQFIDMAESLCQKRALELYNLDPELWGVNVQPLSGAPANLYAYSAVMETNDRLMGLDLPHGGHLSHGYQLPSGTKISYISKYFQTMPYHVDAQTGIIDYDTLSKTSKLFRPKVIVAGASAYSRVLDYKRFREIADACGAYLMVDMAHISGLIAAGVTASPFDYADIVTTTTHKSLRGPRGAMIFYRKGVRKVTKKGKEIMYDLEKRINFSVFPGHQGGPHNHTISALAVALKQASTPEFKEYQTAVVENARVFSEELIKKGFKLVSDGTDTHLILINLSNLGIDGARLEALLEKINIAANKNTIPGDKSALFPSGLRVGTPAMTTRGFGPQEFAQVASYIDRAVKLAIGIKSQESPDAKDARSKLANFKELCNESEQVKELAAEVYQWAGEFPVPGEL
- the RNR1 gene encoding ribonucleoside-diphosphate reductase large chain 1, translated to MTDTVELWDAKSSQKKSFNKDKLIEFLGSLTFGLNKDYLDITLVVDKILLGAPNELTDKAKFVSYVAETVAAMSSTHPDYSTLAARVEIRELHELIGKSTFTENLAKLRKIVDAPEDQSKRRKLSSRSLSKNLISEEFYQYALKHRDQIDKAIDMSRDYYFTYFGWKTLCKSYLMKRNNEETYETPQFMFMRVALAIHGPFNDIDAVLETYQLMSQKYFIHASPTLFNSGTVNQYLSSCFLVAMEEDSIDGIYKTLHKTALISKASGGIGIHVSNIRANGAYISGSNGTSNGLVPMLRVFNNTARYVDQGGNKRPGAFCIYLEPWHGDIIDFLQLRKNHGKEEMRARDLFYALWIPDLFMQRVENNEDWSIFSPDEATGLSDCYGTEFKTLYEKYERELIPMKKMKAQQIWSEILQSQTETGVPFMLYKDSCNEKSNQKNLGVIKSSNLCCEIVEYSSPEEVAVCNLASVALPTYVKITSDDSPVFDFVTLHRVVKVLVRNLDRTIDVGAYPIPEAKRGNLRHRPLAIGVQGLADAFMLCRTPFESEDAATLNKQIFETIYHAAIEASIELAEKYGHYESFPGSPAQKGELQFDMWGLNKENYHFLFDDWDTLKQQITNGPGLRNSLLVGPMPTASTSQILGFTESFEPMTSNIYSRRVLSGEFTIVNQYMVDDFCKMKVWNEKLKNRILKDNGSIQTIDGVPEEMKSLYKTVWEISQKKLIDLSRDRAPFIDQSQSLNLYLREPTMGKLTSMHFYAWKKGLKTGMYYLRTQAASRAIQFTLNDENTLLDKLSTHASDTTKVLPKKFLGQYPDHANDENHKSDNSSQGDIYGIHDTTPLICNIIEGATCESCSG
- the YPT10 gene encoding Rab family GTPase YPT10 translates to MGNSAYIATIKVVLLGESSVGKTAIVTRFTTGEFQTNNATIGAAFTTKELEWVGEEDDISRKVRFEIWDTAGQERYRSLAPMYYRNTDVAVVVFDVTQPESRDKAKSWIDELHCYVEDYKKDDIVVQVVANKSDLIVRGESEDVWNGVKLVSAKTGDGIEQLFKDIAENMPLDKFKLVGGNNELANVDENTSRIELDSVHRAINNASCNC